From Oryza sativa Japonica Group chromosome 4, ASM3414082v1, one genomic window encodes:
- the LOC4337076 gene encoding uncharacterized protein has translation MENNTSHYSSCISPAAETSSMSAGESSWAMHIANFLASPYNSQEMCQEPVISGSSSFSSGFSSSFATSYDDASFITSEMMCDDDDDDDSLQDTACSSAAAPKLTSNLNNVDMKSMATMEAKDINITQLAKYFVDASSRQPAAEVLQETVSVDNNNDKSLYECNELRKKGLCLVPLSMLINYLG, from the exons ATGGAGAACAACACATCTCATTACTCTTCTTGCATTAGCCCAGCAGCTGAGACGTCGTCCATGTCAGCTGGAGAGAGCAGCTGGGCGATGCACATTGCGAACTTCTTGGCATCACCGTACAACAGCCAGGAGATGTGCCAGGAACCAGTGATCTCTGGCAGCAGCAGCTTCTCCTCTGGCTTCTCTTCTTCGTTTGCTACTTCCTATGACGACGCATCGTTCATCACGTCGGAGATGATGtgtgacgacgacgatgacgatgattcCTTGCAGGACACTGCCTGTTCTTCTGCAGCTGCCCCTAAG TTAACTAGCAACTTGAACAATGTTGATATGAAGTCAATGGCAACAATGGAGGCTAAAGATATCAACATCACACAGCTG GCCAAGTATTTTGTCGATGCCAGTTCACGACAGCCGGCGGCTGAAGTGCTTCAAGAAACAGTCAGTGTTGATAACAACAACGACAAGTCCTTGTATGAATGTAATGAGCTGAGGAAGAAAGGGCTCTGCTTGGTCCCTCTCTCCATGTTGATAAATTACCTCGGATGA
- the LOC4337075 gene encoding ABC transporter I family member 1, whose protein sequence is MAPLKPPPPRLLLNGVSCMRNAQAVLRDINVSVHDGTALVLTGANGSGKSTFLRMLAGFSRPSAGEVLWNGHDITSPGVFQQYKLQLNWMSLKDAVKEKLTVLENVQWFELLEGKHGKSAPAIELMGLGRLMNEKARMLSMGQRKRLQLARLLAIDRPIWLLDEPSVALDAEGVKLLEYIIAEHRKKGGIVFVATHLPIEIEDAMSLRLPQRFPRRKTLVDLVR, encoded by the coding sequence ATGGCGCCGCTgaagcccccgccgccgcggctcctCCTCAACGGCGTCTCCTGCATGCGGAACGCGCAGGCGGTGCTCCGCGACATCAACGTCAGCGTCCACGACGGGACGGCGCTGGTGCTCACCGGCGCCAACGGCTCCGGCAAGAGCACCTTCCTGCGGATGCTCGCCGGCTTCTCGCGCCCCTCGGCGGGGGAGGTCCTCTGGAACGGCCACGACATCACCTCCCCGGGCGTGTTCCAGCAGTACAAGCTTCAGCTCAACTGGATGTCGCTCAAGGACGCCGTCAAGGAGAAGCTCACCGTGCTCGAGAACGTGCAGTGGTTCGAGCTCCTCGAGGGGAAGCACGGCAAGTCGGCCCCGGCCATCGAGCTCATGGGGCTCGGCAGGCTCATGAACGAGAAGGCGAGGATGCTCTCCATGGGCCAGAGGAAGAGGCTCCAGCTCGCCAGGCTGCTCGCCATCGATCGCCCGATCTGGCTCCTGGACGAGCCGTCCGTCGCGCTGGATGCCGAGGGTGTCAAGCTGCTGGAGTACATCATAGCGGAGCACCGCAAGAAGGGTGGGATCGTGTTCGTCGCCACGCATTTGCCCATCGAGATTGAGGATGCCATGTCGCTCCGGCTCCCGCAACGGTTCCCTCGGAGGAAAACTTTGGTTGATCTTGTGCGTTGA